The Theileria annulata chromosome 3, complete sequence, *** SEQUENCING IN PROGRESS *** genome has a segment encoding these proteins:
- a CDS encoding uncharacterized protein (note;~Tap-140g05.q1c.cand.14 - score = 52.27) produces the protein MVNKSDFNAVLSKVGIPPSLQKKRGDKIRRKPQPKRETEQYFTGFIQFLFRPPEDGVKYRNRALERSQLKEEYKRVQEEFELLRTQTEEESRYMGGDIEYTHLVKGLDYALLEKIKKQLTTPTAIETKDSVPSSTDSDLGMGFTEFGFYLYKNFFYHTNVNNINFKQRLNNTIHLLEQGKYKLKTHNNNLIYNFNVGNNYQFLPNFTTNDTFNSESDDNANSDNKVFITTEQELLDVFNWHMENKKKKKEERLPFRPEIKTINTNKKQSDLLIGENNDKEESDDDIYEGIGTYNSNEFNVEALNELEGNIFEIEKEEKTTYKVPEKLLKRHKTKLNEPDVDLDFDDGDDEAISNKKGKKNKNWDEIEKIIKDKNPSLDKFKTSETKATNIKFL, from the exons ATGGTTAATAAATCTGATTTCAATGCGGTATTGAGTAAAGTTGGAATTCCTCCTAGTTTACAGAAAAAAAg AGGAGATAAAATCAGGAGGAAACCTCAGCCTAAGAGAGAAACTGAACAGTATTTTACTGGTTTCATTCAATTTCTGTTTAGGCCACCTGAAGATGGAGTCAAGTATAGAAACAGAGCTTTGGAAAGATCCCAGCTAAAGgaagaatataaaagagTTCAAGAAGAATTCGAATTATTACGAACTCAAACTGAAGAAGAGTCACGTTATATG GGAGGTGATATTGAATATACACATTTGGTAAAGGGCCTGGATTATGcattattagaaaaaataaagaagCAACTCACGAC tCCAACTGCCATTGAAACCAAAGATTCAGTACCTTCATCAACAGACTCAGACTTGGGTATGGGCTTTACTGAGTTTGGATTTTACCTTTATAAAAACTTTTTCTATCACACAAACGTgaataacataaatttcAAACAGAGGTTAAACAATACAATACACTTACTTGAGCAA GGAAAGTATAAGCTTAAAACTCATAATAATAACTTGATTTACAACTTCAATGTCGGGAACAATTATCAATTTCTTCCAAATTTTACTACTAACGACACATTTAATTCTGAGTCTGATGATAACGCTAATTCTGATAACAAAGTCTTCATTACAACTGAACAG GAGTTGTTGGATGTGTTTAATTGGCATATggaaaataagaaaaaaaaGAAAGAAGAAAGAT tgCCCTTTAGACCCgaaattaaaactattaACACAAACAAAAAACAATCAG atttattaattggTGAAAACAATGATAAAGAAGAATCAGATGATGATATATACGAGGGAATAGGAACatataatagtaatgaGTTTAATGTGGAAGCGTTGAATGAGTTGGAAGGAAATATTTTTGAAATCGAAAAGGAGGAAAAGACTACGTACAAAGTACCTGAAAAGTTGCTTAAAAGACATAAAACAAAACTGAATGAACCAGATGTGGATCTAGATTTTGATGATGGAGATGATGAGGCAATCAGTAATAAAAAAGgaaaaaagaataaaaattggGATGAAATCGAAAAAATCATCAAGGATAAAAATCCTTCTttggataaatttaagaCCAGTGAAACAAAAGCTACAAATATTAAGTTTTTataa
- a CDS encoding vacuolar ATP synthase subunit h, putative (note;~Tap-140g05.q1c.cand.15 - score = 24.26;~SMART pfam:V-ATPase_H (PF03224) at aa 10-384, E()=1.50e-04), translated as MEPEILNKLMLKNKINYDLVNPEYDEWLITGALDTESVELIKHFTSLNSLERVEMVKKDNLILKILLNATYATGPGLLRLYSLQHIHDICRIDNHIYNILLEILNHRDVYSIYYDIITHEKDKKIIQIILYLLTGFIAYNKNNIFNNEEIDNIINLILKLTINDYSKLYSLSNILQLSKYHVLIENESVLTLIKNNLDKEILPNSQYKAIFCLWLVSRTNKYIEYFYQQKVIHLLCNILSTTKIEKIIRISLLLFKNLLNNINCLQVIVEYNIINSLTLLLYDKWNDTELYDNLQKLLVQLENKLIKFSNYERYCNELNNGILKWSILHSGNIIILTCLEKFWMLHNEKFEQDEFINISKLINLLYTSDDSTTISIVLYDLGEFFRLYRNSKNICKKFKVKDKILDLITNKNRDISRQAMLCIQKLMVQNWQQVNNTNNQF; from the exons ATGGAGccagaaatattaaacaagtTAATGTTAAAGAACAAAATCAATTATGATTTGGTGAATCCAGAATATGACGAATGGCTGATTACAGGAGCTTTGGATACGGAATCAGTTGAATTAATCAAACACTTTACAAGTTTAAATAGCCTAGAGCGCGTTGAAATGGTTAAAAAAGACAATTTGATACTGAAAATACTTTTAAACGCGACCTACGCCACAGGCCCTGGACTATTACGCCTTTACTCACTCCAACACATACATGATATATGTCGAA TTGATaatcatatttataatattttattggaaattttaaatcatcGCGATGTTTACTCAATCTACTACGATATAATTACACACGAAAAGGACAAAAAAATCATACAAATTATTCTTTATCTACTAACtg GATTTATAgcatataataaaaataatatttttaataatgaagaaatcgataatataataaatttaattttaaaattgacCATCAACGATTACTCTAAACTGTATTCCCTTTCCAACATATTACAACTGA GCAAGTACCACGTGCTTATCGAAAATGAAAGCGTATTAACACTGATAAAGAACAACTTGGATAAGGAAATATTACCTAATTCCCAATATAAAGCCATTTTCTGCCTATGGCTAGTTTCGAGAACTAACAAGTACATTGAATACTTTTATCAACAAAAAGTCATCCACTTGTTATGcaatattttatcaacCACCAAAATCGAGAAG ATAATAAGAATAAGTTTATTGCTGTTCAAGAATTtgttgaataatattaactgTCTGCAAGTGATTGTGGAGTATAACATTATAAAT TCTCTGACACTTCTTTTGTATGATAAATGGAACGATACTGAGTTGTACgataatttacaaaagCTACTCGTCCAAttggaaaataaattaatcaaattcaG taaCTATGAGCGCTATTGTAACGAGTTAAATAACGGGATATTGAAATGGTCTATACTACACTCAGGTAATATCATCATTTTAACTTGTTTAGAGAAGTTTTGGATGTTGCATAACGAAAAATTCGAACAGGAcgaatttataaatatatccAAACTTATCAACTTACTCTACACTTCAGATGATTCAACTACCATTTCAATTGTACTTTACGATCTAG GTGAATTTTTCAGATTATACCGAAATAGCAAAAACATTTGTAAAAAGTTCAAAGTTAAGGACAAAATTTTGGATTTAATCACCAATAAAAATCGAGACATTTCACGCCAAGCAATGCTCTGCATCCAGAAACTCATGGTCCAAAACTGGCAACAAGTTAACAACACCaataatcaattttaa
- a CDS encoding uncharacterized protein (note;~Tap-140g05.q1c.cand.13 - score = 28.84;~SMART S1 (SM0316) at aa 11-95, E()=1.73e+00) gives MISDNNIYIPKVGDHIIGIITNKNNDYYTVNINNLFNGYVMCIDGFRGTTKKYKPALNIGTFQIFIQLDNVNYRDVIFCYVYSVNNNNLIELSCITTDDNKNWSTNETYFGQLSGGFLFPVPLNYIKILYGEDNLVTQLLSNLKYEIVLGFNGRYDENSTLS, from the exons ATGATTagtgataataatata TATATTCCAAAGGTTGGAGATCATATAATTGGGATcataactaataaaaacaaCGATTACTATACC gtgaatataaataatttgtttaacGGCTATGTAATGTGTATTGATGGATTTCGAGGAACTACCAAAAAGTATAAACCAGCTTTAAATATCGGTACTttccaaatatttatacaacTAGACAATGTTAATTATA GAGATGTTATATTCTGTTATGTGTATAGTgtcaataataataatttgattgaGTTGAGTTGCATAACGACAGATGATAATAAGAATTGGTCAACTAACGAGACTTATTTTGGCCAACTCTCAGGAGGGTTTTTATTCCCAGTTCCCCTGAATTACATCAAAAT ATTATATGGAGAAGATAATCTAGTAACTCAGTTGCTGTCCAATTTAAAGTATGAAATAGTATTAGGATTTAACGGAAGGTATGACGAAAATAGTACATTGTCTTAG
- a CDS encoding uncharacterized protein (note;~Tap-140g05.q1c.cand.11 - score = 26.39;~Signal peptide predicted for TA02580 by SignalP 2.0 HMM (Signal peptide probability 0.996, signal anchor probability 0.000) with cleavage site probability 0.824 between residues 19 and 20;~GPI-Anchor Signal predicted for TA02580 by DGPI v2.04, no cleavage site predicted) — protein MKIVCIFTLVLLYFKCVKATKGQELENWNGLIQDICAINLDVESRKTARKSLKLGVLYNKKRSGELSVKLKDIVTSFQAEFDFSIDNLRCVYKLSEFEPKIGDNEQLLEIVNEFEIFEHKSNNLSYNYNMLNKSLMEINKVSKSIYDIIENDDRLSNAIILDKETVLYKSGRESETDLDQSDTSEMKYNDKDYYEKTGCKRSELCGKVKLLNSEINKYNKILREKKINIESWQDYVQQMNALNEKLLDFIEFCIINYRSVRDEIEKRKDEAKFDDTIGQLYSSLDFLTKKGVVKKEKEEKKCKEDEEENGELVSDEYKEESGVETGRNLKENGFYTNKLYIIFSVVLISNYLIN, from the coding sequence ATGAAGATAGTTTGTATATTTACGTTAGTActtttgtattttaaatgtgtCAAGGCAACTAAAGGGCAAGAATTAGAAAACTGGAACGGATTAATCCAAGATATTTGTGCAATTAACCTTGATGTCGAATCACGAAAAACTGCGAGAAAATCACTCAAACTAGGCGTGTTGTATAATAAGAAAAGATCTGGTGAATTGTCTGTGAAACTGAAAGATATTGTGACTTCGTTTCAAGCGGAATTTGACTTTTCTATAGATAATTTAAGGTGTGTTTATAAATTGAGTGAATTTGAGCCGAAAATTGGTGATAACGAACAATTATTGGAAATTGTAAATGAGTTTGAAATTTTTGAACATAAATCgaataatttatcttaTAACTATAATATGTTAAATAAGAGCCTGATGGAGATTAATAAAGTGTCAAAAAGTATCTATGACattattgaaaatgatGATAGATTATCTAATGCGATCATACTTGATAAAGAAACTGTTCTTTATAAATCTGGTAGAGAAAGTGAAACAGATTTGGACCAATCAGACACCAGTGAAATGAAATATAATGATAAGGattattatgaaaaaaCAGGCTGCAAAAGAAGTGAACTATGTGGAAAGGTAAAGTTGCTTAATAGTGAAATTAataagtataataaaattttaagagaaaagaaaattaatatcGAATCATGGCAAGATTATGTCCAACAAATGAACGcattaaatgaaaaattgctagattttatagaattttgcataataaattatagatCAGTAAGGGATGAGATTGAAAAGAGGAAGGATGAAGCAAAATTCGACGATACAATTGGACAATTGTATAGTAGTCTGGattttttaactaaaaaaGGTGTAGTTAAGAAAGAAAAAGAGGAAAAAAAGTGTAAAGAGGATGAAGAGGAGAATGGAGAATTGGTATCTGACGAATATAAAGAGGAATCCGGCGTAGAAACAGGAAGGAACTTAAAAGAAAATGGGTTTTATACcaataaattgtatatcATATTTTCAGTGGtattaatttcaaactatttgataaattga
- a CDS encoding U1 snRNP protein, putative (note;~Tap-140g05.q1c.C.cand.10 - score = 24.80;~SMART 2 RRM (SM0360) at aa 51-125, E()=5.13e-12 and 250-312, E()=6.87e-01): MISSNGLIPPGIFPNQSSIPNGLNPDSNQVDKKELYTMVIEADPSIPPNQTLYIKNINDRIKIDVLKRDLMELFGKYGKILQIVAMKSFWRRGQAWIVFDNVESSTQAMNELQGFKIYGHTLQINYALEKSDIVSIPEGTFVQRPKGPKKPKKILQREMMLKQLYNSNPSNPLLTQNPVNPAHNLMGNPESFGFSDAPVNNLNMGTMELQGQVVNNLNLPYQPHNLTHPFPTHHSPGFSDDPSLMKRNRTLFVENLPDNISHNDVNNLFHNMPGFVETKLIASKHVAFIDFDNEFNSNYSLQGNFNIILTLFSTSRQITQRAADQDNIRKVIQPLEYNNLLTCKFY, from the exons atgatttcCTCTAATGGTTTAATTCCCCCTGGAATATTTCCAAACCAGTCTTCCATTCCAAATGGTCTGAATCCTGACTCAAATCAAG tgGATAAGAAGGAATTATATACCATGGTAATCGAAGCTGATCCTTCTATTCCCCCAAATCAAACGTTGTATATTAAGAACATTAACGACAGGATAAAAATAGACGTCTTGAAGCGTGATTTGATGGAATTGTTTGGAAAGTATGGGAAGATTTTGCAAATCGTGGCCATGAAATCCTTTTGGAGGCGTGGTCAGGCATGGATTGTATTTGATAACGTTGAATCTTCAACACAAGCCATGAATGAACTACAAG gATTTAAGATATATGGACATACActtcaaataaattatgcTTTGGAAAAGAGTGATATCGTATCAATTCCTGAGGGCACTTTTGTTCAGCGTCCCAAGGGTCCTAAGAAGCCTAAAAAGATATTACAGCGTGAAATGATGTTAAAGCAATTATACAATTCAAACCCCTCGAACCCTCTTTTGACTCAAAATCCCGTCAATCCCGCTCATAATTTGATGGGTAATCCCGAATCATTTGGTTTTAGTGACGCACCTGTGAATAACTTAAATATGGGAACCATGGAACTTCAAGGACAAGTTGTCAATAATCTTAACCTTCCTTATCAACCTCATAATCTTACTCATCCTTTCCCTACTCACCACAGTCCTGGTTTCTCTGATGATCCTTCACTCATG aagCGAAACCGCACTTTATTTGTGGAGAATTTACCTGATAATATAAGTCACAATGACGTCAATAATCTGTTTCACAACATGCCTGGCTTTGTTGAGACTAAGCTCATTGCTTCGAAGCACGTTGCCTTTATTGATTTCGACAACGAGTTTAACTCAAACTACTCTCTTCaaggtaattttaacataatACTGACACTCTTCAGTACTTCAAGGCAAATTACTCAACGGGCAGCCGATCAAGATAACATTCGCAAAGTGATTCAACCACTTGAatataacaatttattaacgtgtaaattttattag
- a CDS encoding uncharacterized protein (note;~Tap-140g05.q1c.C.cand.9 - score = 9.03), giving the protein MFGILFKTSNRNLINLYGISQKLIFNYSNLNKFAFSHNFLKYSTINNGIDFKSHVYTNFIPKNVNNKEYKYLFLQKKYFAGRQRGLKRRKSKKEPRRIQVALGRRLELFWPKKRRKVRIRLVQNSRGNLIYDPVLKKFLVFYYKQGTQVFRGFRARGAKYELGRSKALSFARQMADYYVRRYTNIKDKFKLGDSADNFKEPGATSNMYLNDDHIINYNLKLQPDCNLSGVRGIFFDNKTSSWVVKFNEFGVRKYKFFSTNEFGFQDSYKNAVDFLRFQLYKNHQFLHRRHRTRKNRPILK; this is encoded by the coding sequence ATGTTCGGGATTCTGTTTAAAACTTCCAACAgaaatttaatcaatttgTATGGAATATCgcaaaaattaatatttaattattccaaCTTAAACAAATTTGCATTTAGCcacaattttttaaaatactcaaccattaataatggaattgattttaaaagCCATGTTTATACCAACTTTATCCCGAAgaatgtaaataataaagaatataaatatttatttttacaaaaaaaatattttgcGGGTCGACAGCGTGGTTTAAAGAGGCGGAAGTCTAAGAAGGAGCCTAGGCGAATCCAAGTTGCATTGGGGCGTCGTTTGGAGCTTTTTTGGCCTaaaaaaagaagaaaagTCCGGATTCGGCTGGTACAAAATTCAAGGGGTAATTTGATTTACGATCCggttttgaaaaaatttttgGTTTTTTACTATAAGCAGGGCACTCAGGTATTCAGGGGCTTTAGGGCCAGGGGAGCAAAGTATGAGCTTGGGAGATCTAAGGCTCTAAGCTTTGCGAGACAAATGGCTGATTATTACGTTAGGAGGTACACTAATATCAaggataaatttaaacttgGAGACTCTGCTGATAATTTCAAGGAGCCGGGTGCCACGAGTAATATGTATTTAAACGACGATCACATCATTAATTACAACTTAAAGCTTCAGCCTGACTGTAATTTAAGTGGCGTTCGGGGGATTTTTTTTGACAATAAAACCAGTTCTTGGGTTGTCAAATTTAACGAATTTGGTGTTCGcaagtataaatttttttcaacAAATGAATTTGGGTTCCAGGATTCGTACAAAAATGCGGTTGATTTTCTGAGGTTTCAGTTGTACAAAAATCACCAATTTTTGCATCGTCGTCATCGTACAAGGAAAAACCGtccaattttaaaatga
- a CDS encoding uncharacterized protein (note;~Tap-140g05.q1c.cand.12 - score = 16.66;~Signal peptide predicted for TA02585 by SignalP 2.0 HMM (Signal peptide probability 0.959, signal anchor probability 0.000) with cleavage site probability 0.721 between residues 18 and 19;~GPI-Anchor Signal predicted for TA02585 by DGPI v2.04 with cleavage site probability 0.49879998 near 157) codes for MIKFVLFLLIFAKNSVYSVEESNDKSNPPTDVYSLNVQLVKPDESGSDIFSKSDSNHNLVGLNKRNLRHSESEASKAVSGETERVDSNTVHFDVIADLYSPGTDTDKSKAKDDDEELDPNVPDFSVPRNEYPISWFEQIEEPDADEPCERRKKNILSSTDNFHKPAVIFLLISTFLML; via the coding sequence atgataaaatttgttttgtttttattaattttcgCTAAAAATAGTGTATACTCTGTTGAGGAATCCAATGATAAATCAAACCCCCCAACTGATGTGTACTCTTTAAATGTTCAACTAGTTAAGCCTGATGAATCCGGAAGTGATATATTCAGCAAATCGGATTCTAACCATAATTTAGTTGgtttaaataaaagaaatttaaGACACAGTGAATCGGAAGCTTCTAAAGCTGTAAGTGGTGAAACAGAGCGTGTTGATTCAAATACTGTACATTTTGACGTAATTGCTGATCTCTATTCGCCTGGTACAGATACTGATAAATCGAAAGCTAAGGATGATGATGAGGAACTAGATCCAAATGTCCCTGATTTTAGCGTACCAAGAAATGAATATCCAATTAGTTGGTTTGAACAAATAGAAGAACCAGATGCAGATGAGCCATGTGAAAGGCGtaagaaaaatattttatcgTCAACTGATAATTTTCACAAACCAGCAGTAATATTTCTTCTTATTTCAACGTTTTTAATGCTATAA
- a CDS encoding uncharacterized protein (note;~Tap-140g05.q1c.C.cand.8 - score = 16.55;~Signal peptide predicted for TA02620 by SignalP 2.0 HMM (Signal peptide probability 0.966, signal anchor probability 0.000) with cleavage site probability 0.769 between residues 16 and 17) — protein sequence MKLIWLILIFLKEVCLVKIDEEAKDALLMKVDLYFDDPVPVQLVNAYHPGCYDSYIYSGLRIGNTDVVINNIIRGNNLVYLGAETLANRRAVHTIPKPDLEIIEIVSYHFGLEEKYEYVELIKNIDVPYFVENVKQLVTVDLADVNALPLYVDTRSHDGGIFEIFISDIFKYWVMLGEIKYGPNLIESIFHNSIQRSVVFKPLGESKLSVRVTSFLKNGKRNKNYYEVDTEANIQGSVVKYDKTTTTYVGNLPEDLE from the coding sequence ATGAAGTTGATATggttaatattaatatttttaaaagaagTTTGCTTGGTGAAAATTGATGAAGAGGCGAAGGATGCTCTATTAATGAAGGTAGATCTATATTTTGATGATCCTGTTCCGGTTCAACTTGTTAATGCTTATCACCCTGGTTGTTACGACTCTTACATTTACTCCGGATTAAGAATTGGTAATACTGATGTCGTgattaacaatattatcaGAGGAAATAATTTGGTTTATTTAGGAGCAGAAACTCTTGCAAATAGGCGTGCTGTACACACGATTCCAAAGCCTGATTTAGAAATAATCGAAATCGTATCGTACCACTTTGGACTTGAAgaaaaatatgaatatgtGGAGTTAATTAAAAACATTGATGTGCCCTATTTTGTAGAAAATGTTAAACAGCTTGTCACAGTAGACTTGGCGGATGTTAATGCACTACCTCTATATGTAGATACCAGAAGCCATGACGGAGGGATTTTTGAGATATTTATATCGGACATTTTCAAGTATTGGGTAATGCTTGGGGAAATAAAATACGGACCTAATCTAATTGAATCTATATTTCACAACTCCATTCAGAGATCAGTAGTTTTTAAACCTTTAGGGGAGTCGAAATTAAGCGTAAGAGTAACTAGTTTCCTTAAAAACGGAAAAAGAAACAAAAACTACTATGAAGTTGATACTGAGGCTAATATACAAGGTAGCGTAgttaaatatgataaaaCTACAACTACATACGTCGGAAACTTACCAGAAGATCTGGAATAG
- a CDS encoding uncharacterized protein (note;~Tap-140g05.q1c.cand.13 - score = 28.84;~Signal peptide predicted for TA02590 by SignalP 2.0 HMM (Signal peptide probability 0.959, signal anchor probability 0.000) with cleavage site probability 0.721 between residues 18 and 19;~GPI-Anchor Signal predicted for TA02590 by DGPI v2.04 with cleavage site probability 0.172 near 339), which translates to MIKFVLFLLIFAKNSVYSVEESNDKSNPPTDVYEEINSQSKPLNTQALYEYFTNEIDSYFQSLSDKESKELLNKYNKYILSYVNNDKVKNSLSDKTVEFEENKEYYEDLVNKEFNQFSLPILTPIIENLLENSTSAHWYPLILTLLHKIAEHKFDTPNSKLSISIPNNTDELDDEVYSKIDVQNQEVDDEGRDLIDMYNNILDNYPDIARYVKENPDGTVSLVHLKELVRKYMQYYKSREGISLSDFDEIEIETRRILLGVILPNGDLDFEKMAPSPKPLTEEEIAEKKRLQEKLNQEKIKELIRKMDHLNEYYFYKLDNNSEPVKYFSSDINKLIPFSTSSFYKFPITISLLIFSTLLL; encoded by the coding sequence atgataaaatttgttttgtttttattaattttcgCTAAAAATAGTGTATACTCTGTTGAGGAATCCAATGATAAATCAAACCCCCCAACTGATGTGTATGAAGAAATAAACAGTCAATCAAAACCATTAAATACACAAGCTTTATAcgaatattttacaaatgaAATAGATTCATACTTTCAAAGTTTATCTGATAAAGAATCCAAAGAATTACTAAACaaatacaataaatatattttatccTATGTTAATAACGATAAAGTTAAGAATAGTTTAAGTGATAAAACCGTTgaatttgaagaaaataagGAATACTACGAAGATCTAGTAAACAAAgaatttaatcaattttcACTTCCAATATTAACCCCGATTATAGAAAATCTTCTAGAAAATTCTACTTCAGCTCATTGGTATCCTCTTATTTTAACACTACTTCATAAAATAGCCGAACATAAATTTGATACCCCCAACTCAAAACTAAGCATCTCTATCCCTAATAATACAGACGAATTAGATGATGAAGTATATAGTAAAATTGATGTCCAAAACCAGGAAGTGGATGATGAAGGCCGCGACCTTATAGATATGTATAATAACATACTCGATAATTACCCCGATATAGCACGTTATGTTAAAGAAAATCCAGACGGCACAGTTTCATTGGTGCATCTAAAAGAGTTGGTAAGGAAATATATGCAATACTACAAGTCTAGAGAAGGGATATCATTATCTGATTTTGACGAAATCGAAATAGAGACTAGAAGGATATTATTAGGAGTTATTTTGCCAAATGGCGATTTAGACTTTGAAAAAATGGCACCATCACCCAAGCCGCTGACTGAGGAAGAAATTGCTGAAAAAAAACGCCTTCAGGAAAAGTTGAACCAAGAAAAGATAAAGGAACTTATCCGTAAAATGGATCATTTAAATGagtattatttttacaaacTTGATAATAACAGTGAACCAGTGAAATACTTCTCTTCTGATATAAATAAACTTATACCTTTCTCTACTTCTAGCTTTTATAAATTTCCCATCACAATCTctttgttaattttttcaactCTATTACTTTGA